CTGGCGGGAGCGGGAAGACACGTGGTGATGGCCATCTCTCCTAAGACTCGCTCCATTGCCGATTCTTATGTGGGCGGATTTTTAGGCCACGAGCTTGGCCGCTCCGGCTACGACGGTCTTTTCATTTTCGGAAAAGCACCGGAACCTGTTTATCTTCTCGTTTACGAGGGGAAGGCAGAACTCCGAGAAGCCCGGGATCTTTGGGGGAAATTCACGGCCGAAGTGGAAAGGGAACTTGTGCGCCGCCATCCCGGGGTGCGGGTGGCCGCGA
This Methanomassiliicoccales archaeon DNA region includes the following protein-coding sequences:
- a CDS encoding aldehyde ferredoxin oxidoreductase yields the protein MKGVFGRYLWVDLSTGRITEKETPRHWYELHLGGRGMAARLLLEHVPPGTDPFSPENALVFATGPFQGTGLAGAGRHVVMAISPKTRSIADSYVGGFLGHELGRSGYDGLFIFGKAPEPVYLLVYEGKAELREARDLWGKFTAEVERELVRRHPGVRVAA